In Cupriavidus basilensis, one genomic interval encodes:
- a CDS encoding TIGR03571 family LLM class oxidoreductase yields MPQTEAPSPHDAAVQDRMFQEGRLSLGLTLPMLQSGQVVADFREQVALARLADALGFRALWVRDVPLNSADYPDPVGHLDPWVFLGALASQTERIALVSGAIVLTLRHPLHIAKGAISVSALSQGRFVLGLGSGDRPAEYAAFGQDTAARRALYLRHWETVAAAVTLPSRVVPDRSQGDAPGFFLLPRLAASIPLLAVGSGGQSVDWIARNAIGWMTYHREPAVQRERHRMWQTAVERAVPGQFRGFGIAMQLDLSADADEPPAAISLGYRTGRRGLSALLREMRDNGTHHVSFNLTASQRPPRKVIEELAAEVLPAFHVD; encoded by the coding sequence ATGCCTCAGACAGAAGCCCCTTCGCCGCACGACGCCGCCGTGCAAGACCGTATGTTCCAGGAAGGCCGCCTCTCGCTTGGCCTGACCTTGCCGATGTTGCAATCCGGCCAGGTCGTCGCGGACTTCCGCGAGCAGGTGGCGCTGGCCAGGCTCGCCGACGCGCTCGGATTCCGCGCGCTGTGGGTGCGCGACGTGCCCCTGAACAGCGCCGACTACCCGGACCCGGTCGGGCATCTCGATCCCTGGGTGTTCCTTGGCGCGCTGGCCAGCCAGACCGAGCGTATCGCCCTGGTGAGCGGCGCCATCGTGCTAACGCTGCGGCATCCGCTGCATATCGCCAAAGGAGCGATTTCAGTGAGTGCGTTGTCCCAAGGCCGCTTCGTGCTCGGCCTGGGCTCCGGCGACCGACCCGCCGAATATGCTGCGTTTGGGCAGGATACGGCCGCACGGCGCGCTTTGTACCTGCGCCACTGGGAAACGGTGGCAGCCGCGGTGACGCTGCCTTCCCGTGTTGTACCGGACCGAAGCCAGGGCGATGCGCCGGGGTTCTTCCTGCTGCCCCGGTTGGCAGCCTCCATTCCCTTGCTGGCCGTGGGCTCGGGTGGGCAGAGCGTCGACTGGATCGCGCGCAACGCTATCGGCTGGATGACGTATCACCGCGAGCCTGCGGTGCAGCGGGAACGCCATCGCATGTGGCAAACGGCCGTGGAGCGCGCCGTGCCCGGCCAGTTCCGCGGCTTCGGCATCGCCATGCAACTGGATCTGAGCGCGGATGCCGATGAACCTCCCGCCGCTATTTCACTGGGTTATCGAACTGGCCGCCGTGGCCTGTCGGCATTGCTCAGGGAGATGCGCGATAACGGGACGCATCATGTTTCGTTCAACTTGACAGCTTCTCAACGGCCGCCGCGCAAGGTGATCGAGGAACTGGCCGCAGAGGTGCTGCCAGCGTTTCACGTGGACTGA
- a CDS encoding CaiB/BaiF CoA transferase family protein, whose product MIALQGIRVLDLSKVLAGPLCGQYLGELGAEVIKVEPVGSGDDTRAWLPQDRGQSATFLAVNHNKRSLAVDLKTSEGRQIVQTLAAKADVVLQGFGSGAAARLGVDYDTLSALNPALVYCEISGYGRTGPLGQEPGYDVMLQAFSGMISTMGQAGGKHARASFSPVDLGTGMHAFSGILAALIERQKTGRGMHLEVSLLDTAMGFMGYLAQNYWLSGKVPRAMGTAHPAMAPYQVFDAADGPVMIGVGNDAQWRRFCPVAGLQDVADAPRFATNAARVAHFTETVEMVQARIRTQPVTYWIDALRKAGVACSPIHTLDQALAHPQVAERALIAESEHPVLGKVRNMGLPVRFRGGSRQARRAPPLLGQHTDEILLQSGYTPESIERFKARGVIASADASKTGGLCTAA is encoded by the coding sequence ATGATTGCATTGCAGGGCATTCGCGTCCTCGACTTGAGCAAGGTGCTTGCCGGCCCCTTGTGCGGACAGTATCTGGGCGAACTCGGCGCCGAAGTCATCAAGGTCGAGCCGGTCGGCAGCGGCGACGATACGCGCGCCTGGCTGCCGCAGGATCGCGGGCAGTCCGCCACCTTTCTCGCCGTCAATCACAACAAGCGCAGTCTCGCCGTTGACCTCAAGACCAGCGAGGGCAGGCAGATCGTCCAGACGCTGGCGGCCAAGGCGGACGTCGTGCTGCAAGGCTTCGGCAGTGGCGCCGCCGCCAGGCTCGGTGTCGACTACGACACGCTGTCCGCGTTGAACCCGGCCCTGGTCTATTGCGAGATCTCCGGCTACGGACGCACGGGCCCCCTGGGCCAGGAGCCCGGCTACGACGTCATGCTGCAGGCCTTCAGCGGCATGATCAGCACGATGGGCCAGGCCGGCGGCAAGCATGCGCGCGCCAGCTTTTCGCCGGTGGACCTGGGCACCGGCATGCATGCATTCAGTGGCATCCTGGCCGCGCTGATCGAGCGCCAGAAGACCGGCCGCGGCATGCACCTGGAGGTGTCCCTGCTGGATACGGCGATGGGCTTCATGGGCTATCTCGCACAGAACTACTGGCTAAGCGGCAAGGTACCGCGGGCCATGGGCACCGCGCATCCGGCCATGGCGCCCTACCAGGTGTTCGACGCAGCCGACGGGCCGGTGATGATCGGCGTCGGCAACGACGCGCAGTGGCGGCGCTTCTGCCCGGTCGCCGGGTTGCAGGATGTGGCCGACGCACCGCGGTTCGCCACCAATGCGGCCCGCGTCGCGCACTTCACCGAAACCGTCGAGATGGTCCAGGCGCGTATTCGGACCCAGCCGGTTACCTACTGGATCGACGCATTGCGCAAGGCTGGCGTGGCCTGTTCCCCGATCCACACGCTGGACCAGGCGCTGGCGCACCCTCAAGTGGCAGAGCGCGCGCTGATCGCCGAATCTGAGCATCCGGTGCTGGGCAAGGTGAGGAATATGGGCTTGCCCGTGCGCTTTCGCGGCGGCAGCCGGCAAGCGCGCCGCGCGCCGCCTTTGCTGGGCCAGCACACCGACGAGATCTTGTTGCAGTCGGGCTATACGCCCGAGTCCATTGAACGATTCAAGGCGCGTGGCGTGATTGCCAGCGCCGATGCCAGCAAAACCGGCGGCCTTTGCACGGCCGCATGA
- a CDS encoding glutathione S-transferase family protein: MTIILHTWNTPNGRKISVALEEMALPYTVKTVNITKGEQHQPDFLRISPNNRIPAIVDADGPDGQPISVFESGAILLYLAEKTGKFLPASLRDRVPVLEWLMWQMGGFGPMPGQVHHFRTVEAEADRHYGLKRYSEETRRLYGVLDRRLAEVEYVAGDLSVADFAILGWAWRHERHQVSLEQFPNVRRWYDALFSRPGVQRGFAVKLDDLA; the protein is encoded by the coding sequence ATGACTATCATCCTGCACACCTGGAATACGCCGAACGGACGCAAGATCAGCGTCGCGCTCGAGGAAATGGCGCTGCCTTATACCGTCAAGACCGTCAATATCACCAAGGGCGAGCAACACCAGCCGGATTTCCTGCGCATCAGCCCCAACAACCGGATCCCGGCCATCGTCGATGCGGATGGCCCCGATGGACAGCCGATCAGCGTCTTCGAATCCGGCGCGATCCTGCTTTACCTGGCCGAGAAGACCGGCAAGTTCCTGCCTGCGAGCTTGCGTGACCGTGTGCCGGTGCTGGAGTGGCTGATGTGGCAGATGGGTGGCTTCGGGCCAATGCCGGGCCAGGTGCATCACTTCCGCACGGTCGAGGCGGAGGCTGACCGGCACTATGGGCTCAAGCGCTATTCGGAAGAAACGCGGCGCCTTTACGGCGTGCTGGACCGGCGGCTGGCGGAGGTGGAGTACGTGGCCGGCGACCTGTCCGTGGCGGATTTCGCGATCCTGGGCTGGGCCTGGCGCCACGAGCGCCATCAGGTCTCGCTGGAGCAGTTTCCGAATGTCAGGCGCTGGTACGACGCCCTGTTTTCGCGTCCCGGCGTGCAGCGCGGCTTTGCGGTCAAGCTGGATGACCTGGCTTGA
- a CDS encoding enoyl-CoA hydratase/isomerase family protein → MPSVNSVRYEVRDRVAEILLDSAPVNALNETMIDETLAALRRAAQDDSVRAVILGSALPRRFCAGLRLDALHGAPQARIYGLVDKLYNALCDAQFNLGKPSIAAVNGTARGGGMTLAISCDMIVAADTATFGYPEIDVGLTPAIHYTHLPRVIGRHRAFDLLFTGRAFDAAEAMSLGLVSRVVPEQDVMREARALAQTLCAKSPVVVKMGRKAFMRANDNDYRRGVAAAVESFGNVVATDDAKEGIAAFVEKRKPSWQA, encoded by the coding sequence ATGCCCTCAGTCAATTCAGTCAGATATGAAGTGCGCGACAGGGTCGCGGAAATCCTCCTCGATAGCGCGCCGGTCAATGCCCTGAACGAGACGATGATCGACGAAACGCTGGCGGCGCTGCGGCGCGCGGCACAGGACGATTCGGTCAGGGCCGTCATCCTGGGCAGCGCCCTGCCCCGGCGCTTTTGCGCCGGGCTGCGGCTGGATGCGCTGCACGGGGCGCCGCAGGCCCGGATCTACGGCCTGGTCGACAAGCTGTACAACGCACTGTGCGACGCGCAATTCAACCTGGGCAAGCCGTCCATTGCCGCCGTGAACGGCACCGCCCGTGGCGGCGGCATGACGCTCGCGATCTCCTGCGACATGATCGTCGCCGCCGACACGGCCACCTTCGGCTATCCGGAAATCGACGTGGGGCTGACGCCCGCCATCCACTACACGCACCTGCCGCGTGTGATTGGCCGTCACCGGGCCTTCGACCTGCTTTTCACCGGGCGCGCGTTCGACGCCGCCGAAGCCATGTCCCTCGGACTGGTCAGCCGCGTGGTGCCCGAGCAGGACGTCATGCGCGAGGCCAGAGCGCTTGCCCAGACCTTGTGCGCGAAATCTCCGGTCGTCGTCAAGATGGGACGCAAGGCCTTCATGCGCGCCAATGACAACGACTACCGGCGCGGCGTCGCCGCGGCGGTGGAGAGCTTCGGCAATGTGGTGGCGACAGACGATGCGAAGGAAGGCATCGCCGCGTTCGTGGAAAAGCGCAAGCCATCCTGGCAAGCCTGA
- a CDS encoding glutathione S-transferase family protein, translated as MLTIWGRANSVNVQKVLWGCEELGLPFRRIDAGMQFGGNNEPDYLAMNPNGRVPTIIDGDFVLWESNSILRYLAMEYGKAGALYPAGPKVRASVDRWLDWALSTLQPAERPVFWGFVRTPAAERDVARLTAEVRVVAGLWRLLDQHLEGRDYMEGGVFTLADLVLGAYARRWFGLDAQIERPALPNLERWYARVGERAGFRQYVAAPLS; from the coding sequence ATGCTGACGATCTGGGGCCGTGCGAATTCGGTCAATGTGCAAAAGGTACTGTGGGGTTGCGAAGAGCTTGGCTTGCCGTTCCGGCGGATCGACGCCGGCATGCAGTTCGGCGGCAACAACGAGCCCGACTATCTCGCCATGAATCCCAACGGGCGTGTCCCGACGATCATCGATGGCGATTTTGTGCTGTGGGAGTCGAATTCCATCCTGCGCTACCTCGCCATGGAATACGGCAAGGCAGGCGCGCTGTACCCGGCCGGGCCCAAGGTGCGCGCCAGCGTGGACCGCTGGCTGGACTGGGCGCTGTCAACCTTGCAGCCGGCGGAACGGCCGGTCTTCTGGGGCTTTGTGCGCACGCCCGCCGCCGAACGCGATGTGGCTCGCCTGACGGCTGAAGTCCGCGTGGTGGCAGGGCTGTGGCGCTTGCTCGACCAGCACCTGGAGGGCCGCGACTATATGGAAGGCGGCGTCTTCACGCTGGCTGACCTGGTGCTGGGCGCCTACGCACGCCGCTGGTTCGGCCTGGACGCCCAGATCGAGCGTCCCGCGCTGCCCAATCTCGAACGCTGGTATGCGCGCGTGGGCGAGCGCGCCGGCTTCCGCCAATACGTTGCGGCGCCCTTGAGCTGA
- a CDS encoding tripartite tricarboxylate transporter substrate binding protein, whose amino-acid sequence MRFLNTLHRSAPVILALLAVQPGGASAKDAWPTQAVRLVVPYAAGGPTDAFARVLAEQWGKQLGEPMIVENRTGAGTVVGTDYVAKAKPDGYVVLLTTVAHAVNESIVPRLPYRTTQDFAPVGLAAKAPLVLLVNKNFPARNLPEFLAYVKAHPGQVNYGSAGNGSAPHVATELLNLKAALKTTHIPYRGTGPAMTDLIGGQIGFMIDSAPTGLAQVRAGTVRLIATSMQSRLPQTPDTPAIAEAVPGYEAYTWNGAFVPAGTPAAVITTLNGALRRALADPGLKQRAFEMGLVLESDPTPQALAAHVGSEIAKWRTVAQAADIKEP is encoded by the coding sequence ATGCGATTCCTGAACACCCTGCACCGGAGCGCCCCCGTAATCCTTGCGCTGCTCGCGGTGCAGCCCGGTGGCGCCAGCGCGAAGGATGCATGGCCCACCCAGGCCGTGAGGCTCGTGGTGCCCTATGCAGCCGGCGGACCGACCGATGCCTTTGCACGCGTGCTGGCTGAGCAATGGGGCAAGCAGCTGGGCGAGCCGATGATCGTGGAAAACCGCACGGGCGCCGGCACGGTGGTTGGCACCGACTATGTGGCCAAGGCCAAGCCGGATGGCTATGTGGTCCTGTTGACGACGGTGGCGCACGCGGTCAACGAGAGTATCGTTCCCCGCCTGCCCTACCGCACCACGCAGGACTTCGCGCCGGTCGGGCTGGCAGCCAAGGCGCCCCTGGTCCTGCTGGTGAACAAGAACTTCCCGGCCAGGAATCTCCCCGAATTCCTGGCGTACGTCAAAGCGCATCCTGGGCAGGTCAACTATGGTTCCGCCGGCAATGGCAGCGCACCTCATGTCGCGACCGAGCTGCTGAACCTCAAAGCCGCGCTGAAGACCACGCACATCCCGTATCGCGGCACCGGGCCCGCCATGACCGACCTGATCGGCGGGCAGATCGGCTTCATGATCGACAGCGCGCCGACGGGCCTCGCGCAGGTCCGCGCGGGAACAGTGCGGCTGATTGCCACGTCGATGCAATCGCGCCTCCCACAGACACCGGACACGCCGGCCATCGCCGAAGCGGTACCCGGCTACGAAGCCTATACGTGGAATGGCGCCTTCGTCCCCGCGGGAACGCCGGCGGCGGTGATCACCACGCTCAACGGTGCGTTGCGCCGTGCGCTTGCCGACCCCGGCCTGAAGCAGCGAGCCTTCGAGATGGGCCTGGTTCTCGAGTCCGATCCAACGCCGCAGGCGCTCGCCGCGCACGTAGGCAGTGAGATCGCCAAATGGCGGACCGTCGCGCAGGCGGCCGATATCAAGGAGCCGTGA